From the Oleiphilus messinensis genome, one window contains:
- a CDS encoding glycosyltransferase, with product MKLTVLSPRPWFPGQSIIRKYRPNYRPETPAYQNLEGVDVYYPKFFSLPAVGRLFDWFFMFVALLIWDLRNRNNADIVDSHFAYPDGVAACSFAKLTRRKVSVTLRGTEIGHSQHPLKRWLMVKVLNSVDRVFSVSDSLRRHVIKLGVQERQVLVVGNGVDTEKFYPVDSIALRAKLVPDEKAKILITVGGLVERKGFHRVIEILPKLNQSFPEGVYYLAVGGPSPEGDWSDKLRNMALEAGVEDKVIFTGPVKPAELGSYLSAADLFVLSTRNEGWANVILESMACGVPVIATDVGGNSEVVSTPDVGEIVPFEDADALFDAIQKGLSRSWDKTKIIDYAKANSWNTRIMVLREQFARMTSHDSHQFSSQSAYTRFVSSLIFPLHERLKKHSSVSLKKQLEESQWYSPGAVSALQNRNLRSFMQFVHANVPYYTELLDKRGLKPADFKTAKDLGKLPLLTKADIRQNEVSLKSKVAGQLVKYNTGGSSGQPLVFYMGMDRVSHDVASKWRATRWWQVDIGDPEIVLWGSPIELGGQDRVKQIRDYVLRTKLISAFDLTDQSITEILQQILDEKPPMLFGYPSVFALLAQEARKRNMDMANAGVKVVFVTSEKLYDHQREIIEAVFQAPVANGYGGRDAGFIAHQCPEGNFHITAEHIIVETVDELGSPVAEGEAGQIVVTHLMTKDFPFIRYATGDVGVLGSGQCACGRGLPILKDIQGRSTDFVKASDGTIMHGLALIYFVREHAGIQNYKIVQESLDKTRLLLEIDETFEEQSKQDITQNFQRRLGKNVQIEIEIVDSIPAEKSGKYRYVISHV from the coding sequence ATGAAACTTACTGTTCTCTCACCACGACCGTGGTTTCCGGGACAATCAATCATTCGCAAGTATCGACCTAATTATCGACCAGAGACACCTGCATATCAAAATCTGGAAGGTGTCGATGTTTATTACCCTAAATTCTTCTCGTTGCCTGCTGTCGGTCGATTGTTCGATTGGTTCTTCATGTTTGTCGCACTATTGATTTGGGATCTACGGAATCGTAACAATGCAGATATTGTTGATAGTCATTTCGCTTATCCAGACGGTGTGGCGGCATGTAGTTTTGCCAAATTGACCCGCCGGAAGGTGAGTGTAACGCTTCGAGGTACTGAAATCGGGCATTCGCAGCACCCATTAAAGCGCTGGCTTATGGTCAAAGTGTTAAACAGCGTTGATCGTGTGTTTTCCGTGTCCGATTCACTGCGCCGCCATGTGATTAAATTAGGTGTGCAGGAGCGTCAGGTACTGGTCGTGGGAAATGGTGTTGATACCGAAAAATTTTATCCGGTCGATTCGATTGCTTTGCGTGCCAAACTGGTTCCAGACGAAAAGGCCAAAATACTCATCACGGTTGGCGGACTGGTTGAGCGTAAGGGATTTCACCGGGTAATCGAAATTTTGCCGAAACTGAATCAGTCATTTCCGGAGGGAGTGTACTATCTTGCGGTAGGTGGCCCCAGTCCTGAAGGAGATTGGTCTGATAAATTAAGAAACATGGCCCTGGAAGCGGGTGTCGAAGACAAGGTGATTTTTACGGGACCAGTCAAACCCGCTGAGCTTGGTTCTTATTTATCGGCTGCGGATCTGTTTGTGCTCTCGACCCGGAATGAGGGCTGGGCGAACGTGATACTTGAATCCATGGCTTGTGGCGTTCCTGTGATCGCAACTGATGTTGGTGGCAATAGTGAGGTCGTGTCGACGCCAGATGTTGGCGAAATCGTTCCCTTTGAAGATGCGGATGCATTATTCGATGCGATCCAGAAGGGGCTGTCGCGTAGTTGGGATAAAACCAAAATTATAGATTACGCGAAAGCGAATAGTTGGAATACCAGAATCATGGTATTACGTGAACAATTTGCGCGCATGACAAGTCATGATTCCCACCAATTTTCCAGTCAATCGGCCTATACGCGTTTTGTAAGTAGTTTGATATTCCCTTTGCATGAGCGTTTGAAAAAGCATTCAAGCGTGAGTCTTAAAAAACAGCTCGAAGAAAGTCAGTGGTATTCCCCCGGGGCTGTTTCGGCGTTACAAAATCGCAATCTCCGATCGTTCATGCAGTTTGTCCATGCAAATGTGCCTTACTACACCGAGCTACTGGATAAAAGGGGTCTTAAACCGGCTGATTTTAAAACAGCAAAGGATCTTGGGAAACTACCATTACTTACTAAAGCGGATATCCGTCAGAATGAGGTAAGCTTAAAGTCCAAAGTGGCTGGGCAGTTGGTAAAATATAATACCGGAGGCTCATCGGGCCAACCCCTTGTATTTTACATGGGGATGGATCGGGTCAGTCATGATGTTGCTTCGAAATGGCGAGCAACGCGTTGGTGGCAAGTGGATATCGGTGATCCTGAAATTGTGCTCTGGGGATCACCGATTGAGCTGGGCGGTCAGGACCGAGTCAAACAAATTCGGGATTATGTGCTTCGGACAAAGCTTATTTCTGCCTTCGATCTGACGGATCAGTCAATTACCGAAATACTGCAACAGATTCTGGATGAAAAGCCTCCAATGCTATTTGGTTATCCTTCGGTTTTTGCGCTTTTGGCTCAGGAGGCCAGGAAGCGTAACATGGATATGGCGAATGCCGGCGTCAAGGTCGTTTTCGTGACCTCTGAAAAACTCTATGATCATCAACGGGAGATTATCGAGGCTGTTTTTCAGGCACCGGTTGCGAATGGCTACGGAGGGCGAGATGCTGGGTTTATTGCCCATCAGTGCCCGGAAGGTAACTTTCATATCACCGCAGAACATATCATCGTAGAAACGGTTGATGAGCTTGGAAGTCCTGTTGCTGAAGGTGAGGCAGGGCAAATCGTGGTGACCCATCTTATGACCAAGGACTTCCCCTTCATTCGATATGCTACGGGGGATGTCGGTGTTTTGGGGAGTGGTCAATGCGCTTGCGGTCGAGGTCTACCCATTTTGAAAGATATTCAGGGAAGATCGACAGATTTCGTGAAGGCATCAGATGGCACAATCATGCATGGCCTCGCATTAATTTATTTCGTTCGAGAACATGCGGGTATTCAGAATTATAAGATCGTGCAGGAGAGTTTAGATAAAACCCGATTGCTACTTGAAATTGATGAGACATTTGAGGAACAGTCGAAGCAGGACATTACCCAAAACTTCCAACGTAGGCTTGGCAAAAATGTCCAAATTGAGATTGAAATTGTCGACTCAATTCCAGCAGAAAAGTCCGGGAAATACCGTTACGTCATCAGTCATGTTTGA
- a CDS encoding TIGR04063 family PEP-CTERM/XrtA system glycosyltransferase has protein sequence MKVLHILDHSLPLHSGYTFRTRAIIREQHALGIETAHITSCKHNEAASGPLQDSEEADGLIFYRTVPGYLKGLPILNQLDVVQTLYRRLCAIIEIEKPDILHAHSPCLNGIAALWAAKKFKIPFVYEMRASWEDAAVSHGTCEENDLRYRLSRALETYVLKRCDQITTICEGLKRDIEVRGISNQKITVIPNAVDVDKFTPIREKDSKLVADLDLDGKYVVGFIGSFYEYEGLDILVRAVAVLKDDCPNLHVLLVGGGQAEKALRDLVSRLDITDRVTFTGRVDHKEVNRYYSVVDILAYPRLPIRLTDVVTPLKPLEAMAMGKISLASDVGGHIELIEDGVDGFLFKAGNVPALAEKLQALVTSSFPDCLIDNGLKKVTQDRNWAVSVARYVPVYGSLCRP, from the coding sequence ATGAAGGTTTTGCATATATTGGATCATTCTTTACCTCTTCATAGTGGCTATACCTTCAGAACAAGGGCAATTATTCGGGAGCAGCACGCTTTAGGTATCGAAACCGCACATATCACCAGTTGTAAACACAACGAAGCCGCTTCGGGCCCCCTTCAGGATTCAGAAGAGGCTGACGGATTGATATTCTATCGTACGGTGCCTGGTTATCTGAAAGGGCTACCCATTTTGAATCAACTTGATGTTGTGCAAACCCTTTATCGTCGCCTTTGCGCCATTATTGAAATAGAAAAACCTGATATTCTTCATGCCCACTCGCCGTGTTTAAACGGAATCGCCGCGCTTTGGGCGGCAAAAAAGTTCAAGATACCCTTCGTTTATGAAATGCGAGCTTCATGGGAAGATGCGGCTGTCAGCCATGGCACTTGCGAGGAAAATGATCTGCGCTATCGCTTGTCCCGTGCACTGGAAACCTATGTATTGAAGCGTTGTGATCAAATTACGACAATTTGTGAAGGGTTGAAGCGGGATATCGAAGTCAGAGGAATATCCAATCAGAAAATTACTGTGATTCCAAATGCGGTCGATGTCGACAAGTTTACGCCCATTCGTGAAAAAGATAGTAAATTAGTGGCAGATCTAGACCTGGATGGCAAGTATGTCGTGGGCTTTATTGGGTCGTTCTATGAATATGAAGGTCTTGATATTCTGGTCCGGGCTGTTGCGGTGCTAAAAGATGATTGTCCCAACCTGCACGTTCTGTTGGTGGGGGGAGGCCAGGCCGAAAAAGCGCTACGGGATCTGGTATCTCGATTGGACATCACGGATCGTGTTACGTTTACCGGACGCGTGGATCATAAAGAGGTGAATCGATATTACAGTGTGGTCGATATTCTGGCCTATCCGCGGTTGCCTATTCGTTTAACCGATGTGGTCACGCCGTTGAAGCCGCTTGAGGCGATGGCGATGGGTAAGATCAGTCTTGCGTCTGACGTGGGAGGCCATATTGAATTGATCGAAGACGGTGTCGATGGCTTCCTGTTCAAAGCGGGGAATGTACCCGCACTTGCAGAGAAGTTACAGGCTCTTGTCACGTCGTCATTCCCGGACTGCTTGATAGATAACGGTTTAAAAAAGGTCACTCAGGACAGGAATTGGGCAGTGAGTGTGGCGCGGTATGTGCCTGTTTATGGGTCGCTTTGCCGGCCTTAG
- a CDS encoding transglutaminase-like domain-containing protein, whose protein sequence is MKHFLFSIKGILLLNIVALVGIAIYGVTLVYPPEEATRLRNALIFETASKPDFVWPQGQYPAQFRAESIAPPDDFSQFVSELPIQPHMSGFVKVLLAGERLLERERHGGAIQSNTVDTLNKMQSEGIGYCSDYTQVINGIAYTLGVPVREWGMSFHGYSGDGHAFSEIYDSDFGKWVFLDVHSGFYAVRMDTLEPLSFLEYRALILSDPAQIKIVRINDERFAFKTDQAVKDYYARGAHEVFLYWSNDVFSYDASPWVRASGAVSRYLEQLTAILIGVHPRIHLYPDPVNQEAQEALAKLKQDVLILFFAGIVLVVSFMGLLIFQIKQNGARKSLT, encoded by the coding sequence ATGAAGCACTTTTTGTTTTCGATAAAAGGTATATTACTGCTCAATATTGTTGCGTTAGTCGGGATTGCAATTTACGGGGTCACATTGGTTTATCCCCCGGAAGAGGCAACCCGATTGCGAAACGCGTTGATTTTTGAAACCGCATCTAAACCGGATTTTGTCTGGCCACAGGGTCAGTATCCGGCGCAATTTCGCGCCGAGTCAATAGCGCCGCCGGATGACTTTTCTCAGTTCGTATCAGAGCTACCAATCCAGCCTCATATGAGTGGCTTCGTCAAAGTGTTACTCGCCGGAGAGCGATTGTTGGAGAGGGAACGGCATGGTGGTGCAATCCAATCCAATACGGTGGATACCCTGAATAAAATGCAGAGCGAGGGAATTGGTTATTGTTCTGACTATACCCAGGTTATTAACGGGATTGCCTATACGCTTGGTGTCCCTGTTCGAGAGTGGGGGATGTCGTTCCACGGTTACAGTGGTGATGGCCACGCTTTCAGTGAAATCTATGATTCGGATTTTGGGAAGTGGGTCTTTTTGGATGTCCATAGTGGATTTTATGCCGTGCGCATGGATACATTGGAGCCGCTTTCATTTCTGGAGTACCGAGCCTTGATATTGAGTGATCCGGCACAAATCAAAATTGTCCGTATCAATGACGAGCGCTTCGCATTCAAGACAGACCAGGCGGTTAAGGATTATTACGCCCGGGGAGCGCATGAAGTTTTTTTGTACTGGTCAAATGATGTTTTTTCTTATGATGCCAGTCCCTGGGTCAGAGCATCCGGTGCCGTATCTCGGTATCTTGAGCAGCTCACTGCAATTTTGATCGGGGTACACCCTCGAATACACCTGTATCCTGATCCGGTAAATCAGGAAGCCCAAGAGGCGTTGGCCAAATTAAAGCAGGACGTCCTGATCTTGTTTTTCGCGGGGATAGTACTGGTAGTGTCGTTTATGGGCTTGTTAATCTTTCAGATCAAACAAAATGGAGCAAGGAAATCCCTAACATGA
- a CDS encoding polysaccharide lyase: MYARVSNRFLQIIFCLVFLLTNTVQAQQATWSENANWQKFDSVFGFSWNTNMGDWVDAQGSVNGDKPFAETTIDQASVGAPVLVDITVLFNRWHSGQLPNHGILIKGSLGTLNIAAMESDWLSHRPRLIIETSDGASENLFADKDTYLDRSTLKGMNGRDILAVSEKQTTLIGFPELDMADSAISDKKATPIKKVLLSLHPKKLYGNKAHLQIYAVSPGQFQLLKAPDPESGLRQQSSTLKVLKSSDHIFYVQDFEESDPLTGWKDLSPNNIVGAKTTIRSGSPTTVAEVTIGKNANLGVTANQYFKDIAGRELNEAYFQYSIMLGDNWSSEQGGGKLPGLAGTYNVAGWGGRQADGYNGWSMRGLFRNTVLSGYVSVTPVGFYAYHAEMDGKYGEHWVWVGRDFTGFEKRKWYVVEQHIRMNSIGLADGIIEAWVDGQPVFSRTDVVFRKTEQLKLERVWLNIYHGGVARSQQDQDVYIDNLIVADQYIGLTN, from the coding sequence ATGTATGCCAGAGTGAGTAATCGATTTCTGCAAATTATCTTTTGTCTGGTTTTTCTGCTGACAAACACTGTCCAGGCACAACAGGCAACCTGGAGTGAAAACGCAAACTGGCAGAAGTTTGATTCGGTTTTCGGGTTTTCCTGGAATACCAATATGGGGGACTGGGTCGATGCACAGGGCTCTGTAAATGGTGATAAACCGTTTGCGGAAACGACTATAGATCAAGCCTCGGTAGGCGCGCCTGTGCTTGTTGATATCACTGTGCTATTCAATCGCTGGCATAGTGGACAATTACCCAATCACGGTATTCTCATCAAGGGTAGTCTGGGGACGCTCAATATCGCTGCGATGGAATCCGATTGGCTAAGCCATCGACCCCGATTGATCATTGAAACTTCAGATGGAGCAAGTGAAAATTTATTCGCTGACAAAGATACCTACCTTGATCGATCCACATTAAAGGGAATGAATGGTCGCGATATTCTGGCTGTGTCGGAAAAGCAAACCACGCTTATCGGGTTTCCTGAACTGGATATGGCCGATAGCGCCATTAGCGATAAGAAAGCAACGCCTATAAAAAAAGTGCTTCTGAGCCTGCATCCAAAGAAGCTATATGGTAACAAAGCCCACCTCCAGATTTATGCTGTTTCGCCGGGACAATTTCAATTGCTAAAAGCTCCTGATCCTGAATCTGGATTGAGGCAACAAAGTTCCACGCTGAAGGTCTTAAAATCTAGCGACCACATATTCTATGTTCAGGATTTTGAAGAAAGTGACCCTTTAACAGGGTGGAAAGATCTGAGTCCGAACAATATTGTTGGAGCCAAAACCACGATACGCTCGGGATCCCCAACAACCGTTGCGGAGGTTACGATAGGCAAAAATGCCAATCTTGGCGTAACTGCAAATCAGTATTTTAAAGATATTGCAGGGCGTGAACTTAACGAAGCCTATTTTCAGTATTCGATTATGTTGGGTGACAACTGGTCCTCCGAGCAAGGTGGCGGCAAATTACCCGGGCTGGCTGGCACCTATAATGTTGCCGGTTGGGGGGGGCGGCAAGCTGATGGCTACAACGGATGGTCGATGCGGGGCTTATTCCGTAATACCGTTTTATCAGGCTATGTTAGTGTTACCCCTGTTGGATTTTACGCTTATCATGCAGAAATGGATGGCAAATATGGTGAGCACTGGGTGTGGGTCGGACGAGATTTCACGGGGTTTGAAAAAAGAAAGTGGTATGTGGTCGAACAACATATTCGGATGAATTCAATAGGCCTGGCGGACGGCATAATTGAAGCCTGGGTTGACGGACAACCTGTTTTTTCAAGAACGGACGTTGTTTTCAGAAAAACTGAACAGCTCAAACTGGAACGGGTGTGGCTCAATATATACCACGGTGGTGTTGCCAGGTCCCAACAGGATCAGGATGTGTATATTGATAACCTTATTGTTGCAGACCAATACATCGGATTGACCAACTGA